In Corylus avellana chromosome ca2, CavTom2PMs-1.0, the following proteins share a genomic window:
- the LOC132171742 gene encoding uncharacterized protein LOC132171742 encodes MACLLSISFSTPLCTPPILLQEVHPRRLSLNRLSSQANARTAPTPLATCNVNDKGIFSVNRIYQHHFLTPTRCRSEIDSCPWNVGSCTNMVIAGYWVGPDLDDGWGFVEAFVNQIT; translated from the exons ATGGCGTGCTTGCTCTCTATAAGCTTTTCCACGCCTCTCTGTACTCCACCAATCCTACTTCAG GAGGTACATCCAAGAAGATTATCTCTGAATAGACTCTCAAGCCAAGCAAATGCCAGAACAG CACCAACGCCTCTTGCCACCTGCAATGTTAATGATAAAGGCATATTTTCTGTGAACCGGATCTATCAACATCACTTTTTGACACCCACAAGATGTCGTTCTGAAATTGATTCTTGCCCTTGGAATGTAGGTTCTTGTACCAATATGGTAATTGCTGGTTATTGGGTGGGACCTGATCTTGATGATGGTTGGGGATTTGTTGAAGCTTTTGTCAATCAAATTACTTGA
- the LOC132171741 gene encoding cyclin-H1-1, which produces MADFQTSTHRTKWIFTPQELVEKYKAANQRAIQALEKYGATLMEVDIDGSLSYPEPQTNAKDTADKHSRPKPLNIEEEQYMRVFYENKLQEVCNNFHFPHKIQATALIYFKRFYLQWSIMEHHPKNIMLTCIYGACKIEENHVSAEELGKGISQDHQLILNNEMIVYQSLEFDLIVYAPYRSIDGFVNDIEEFCQTKDDQLHMLKALHETARMEVDKIMLTDAPLLFPPGQLALASLRSSNEVHGVLDFERYLRSILSRQSSAHTISELIESLSAIDSWVRRYKFPSEKDLKHINRKLRSCWGLGSHDESKKREKKSKHKSKKSSNETQNMQS; this is translated from the exons ATGGCCGATTTCCAGACCTCAACTCACCGAACCAAGTGGATCTTCACTCCTCAAGAGCTG GTTGAAAAATACAAAGCCGCTAATCAAAGAGCAATACAAGCATTAGAGAAG TATGGAGCAACGCTTATGGAAGTAGATATTGATGGGTCATTGTCGTATCCTGAACCTCAAACTAATGCAAAAGATACTG CTGACAAGCATTCTCGTCCGAAACCACTTAATATTGAAGAAGAGCAATATATGCGGGTTTTCTATGAGAATAAACTTCAAGAAGTTTGTAACAACTTCCACTTTCCTCATAAAATTCAG GCAACAGCTCTAATATATTTCAAAAGGTTTTATCTTCAATGGTCGATCATGGAACATCATCCAAAAAATATTAT GTTAACTTGCATTTATGGGGCTTGTAAGATAGAAGAAAATCATGTCTCAGCTGAGGAGCTCGGTAAGGGGATCTCGCAGGATCATCAATTGATTCTCAATAATGAGATGATAGTTTATCAG AGTTTAGAATTTGATCTTATTGTTTATGCACCCTATCGATCAATTGACGGTTTTGTCAATGATATAGAG GAATTCTGCCAAACAAAAGATGATCAGCTTCATATGCTGAAG GCTTTACATGAAACTGCAAGAATGGAAGTTGATAAAATCATGCTTACTGATGCACCACTTCTATTCCCTCCTGGACAG TTGGCATTGGCTTCTTTGCGTAGTTCGAATGAGGTGCATGGAGTTCTTGACTTTGAGAG ATACCTGAGGAGCATTCTCTCTCGTCAGAGTTCTGCACACACCATTTCAGAGCTCATTGAATCTCTAAGTGCAATAGATTCCTGG GTAAGGAGGTATAAGTTCCCTTCAGAAAAAGATTTGAAGCACATAAACCGGAAGCTGAGATCTTGTTGGGGTCTTGGCTCACATGACGA GAGTAAGAAACGGGAGAAGAAGTCAAAGCACAAGTCAAAGAAGAGTTCAAATGAAACACAAAATATGCAATC GTAA